Within Acinetobacter sp. LoGeW2-3, the genomic segment AGCCCGATCAAACGTGTGTCTTACACAGTTGAAAATGCTCGTGTAGAACAACGTACTGACCTTGATAAACTGATCATTGATCTTGAAACCAACGGTACAGTTGATCCTGAAGAAGCAATCCGCAAAGCGGCAACAATCTTGCAACAACAAATTGCAATCTTTGTTGACCTTCAGAAAGATCAAGCTCCTGTTGCTCAAGAGCCTCGTGAAGAAGTTGATCCGATTTTGCTTCGTCCAGTAGATGATCTAGAGCTAACTGTTCGTTCTGCTAACTGTTTGAAAGCAGAAAACATTTACTACATTGGTGATCTTGTACAGCGTACTGAAGTTGAGTTGCTTAAAACTCCTAACTTGGGTAAAAAATCGCTTACTGAGATCAAAGATGTTCTGGCTTCCAAAGGCTTACAACTCGGCATGCGTTTAGAGAACTGGCCACCAGCTAGTCTCCGTATGGACGATCGTTTCGCCTATCGTAGCCGTTAATTAAGTAGGACTATCACCATGCGTCATCGTAATAGTGGTGTGAAATTAGGCCGTACAAGCAGTCATCGTAAAGCGATGTTCCAAAACATGGCTAACTCTTTGTTTGAGCACGAGTTGATCAAAACAACCGTGCCTAAAGCAAAAGAATTACGTCGTGTTGCTGAGCCTTTAATCACTTTAGCTAAAGTCGATACAGTAGCAAACCGTCGTTTGGCGTTTGCTCGTACTCGTTCAGCTGCAACTGTTGGTAAATTATTTACCGTTCTTGGCCCTCGTTACAAAGAGCGTAACGGCGGTTATCTACGTGTTCTTAAAGCGGGCTTCCGTGCAGGTGATGCTGCACCGATGGCTTACGTTGAGCTAGTAGATCGCGAAGTTAACTAATTTCGTGAAGAGCAGCAAACGTTGTTAGGAAAGGTCGGTTGAATAAACCGGCCTTTTTTAATGTCTGTAATTTTTCTAAATAGACCAATTGTCGGACAGACTAACAATTTGTCCCAAAAAGATAAAAAAAGTAGGGCAATTATACAAACTTGACATGGAGTATTGTCAGTTTTATGTTTTAATAAAATAAATGATAAACATAGGTCAAAAGAAGAACATGGAAAAACAAGTTGATATCTTAATTGTGGGTGCAGGCATCTCGGGAATTGGACTGGCAGCTCATCTCTCTAAAAATTGTCCGAAACGTTCATTCGAGATTATTGAGCGTCGCGAAAGTGTAGGCGGTACCTGGGACTTATTTAAATATCCTGGTATCCGTTCTGATTCGGATATGTCAACTTTTGGCTTTAATTTTAAGCCTTGGAAAAAAGCCAGTGTATTGGCTGATGGCGCATCAATTAAAAATTATCTATCTGAAGTCGTAGATGAATTCAAACTGGAATCCAAAATCCACTATCAGCACCGTGTATTAAATGCCAATTATGATACGCATACTCATAAATGGTCAGTAAAAATCGAAAATGCTCAAGGTCAGACTGAAATTTGGGTAGCGAATTTTGTTCTGGGATGCACTGGTTATTACAATTACGATCAAGGCTTCCAGCCAGAATTTTCGAATCAGGATGCATTTAAAGGTACATTTATTCATCCGCAGCATTGGCCTGAGAACTTCGACTATAGCGGTAAAAAAGTGGTAATCATTGGCAGTGGCGCAACTGCGATTACTCTTGTTCCAGCCATGGTTAAAGGCGGGGCAGCGCATGTGACCATGTTGCAGCGTTCTCCGACCTATATTGCTTCTGTGCCATCGATTGATATGGTCTATGACAAGATGCGTAAGTATCTGCCTGAGGATGTGGCTTACAAGATTACGCGTGCGCGAAATATTGGTATGCAACGTGGGATTTATGCACTGGCACAGAAACAGCCAAAATTGCTTAAGAAACTGCTGCTGAATGCGGTGAAATTCCAGCTCAAGGGTAAGGTGGATATGAAACACTTTACTCCGGATTATGAGCCTTGGGATCAGCGTTTATGTGTAGTGCCGGATGGAGATTTGTTCAAGATTCTGCGTTCAGGTAAAGCTTCTGTTGAAACGGATCATATCGAGAAATTTACTGAAAATGGTATTCAGCTTAAATCAGGAAAACATCTAGATGCAGATATCATTATTTCTGCAACCGGACTGAATATTCAAATCCTTGGTGGCATTCAGGCATCTATCGATGGCAAGCCAATCGATACCTCTAAACATATGCTGTATCGCGGTATGATGGTCAGTGATATCCCGAATATGGCGCTGATTATTGGCTATATCAATGCATCCTGGACGCTGAAAGTAGACATTGCCGCTGAATATATCTGCCGTCTACTCAATTATATGGACAAAAAAGGCTTTGATGAAGTACTGCCGGAAGGTAATGCTGCAGAATTACTTGAGGATACTGTAATGGGCAGCCTGAGCTCAGGTTATATTGCCCGTGCTGCTGACGTGATGCCGAAACAGGGTAAGCATGGGGTATGGCGTGTTAGCAATAATTACCTCGCAGACCGTAAAGATCTTAAGAATGCAGCCTTTGATGATGATATTCTGCAGTTTAAGGCGAAGGCTGAGCAGGGAAAGACGCTCGGCAAGAAGGTTAAACCTCGTCTAGTATCTTAAAATTTGAATATATTATAAGGAGCATTTCAGTGCTCCTTTTTAATTTGCGTTTATATTTGAATTAAATTGAGCGTGAGATCAGTTCTTTCATAATTTCATTGGTACCGGCATAGATTCGATTGGCACGATGATCTATGTAGGCTCGTGCTATTGGATATTCCAGCATATAGCCATACCCGCCATGGAGTTGCAGACATTCATCGACCACGTTACTGAACATTTCTGAAATTTTGTATTTGGCGGCGGCAGCTGCATCAACCCCAAGCTGTTGCTGTAATTCCTGTTGCATGCAGCGGTCCAGATAAGCCCGGCAGATTTCAATTTCAGTACGCATTTCAGCCAGCTTAAATCGGGTATTTTGAAAGGCAGAGATGGGTTTGCCAAAAGCCTGCCGTTCCTTGGTGTATTTCACCGTATGGGCAAAAGCAGCTTCTGCGCCGGCCTGACAGATCATCGCCACAATCAAGCGTTCCCAGGCCAGTTCTTTCATCAGCATCATAAAGCCCATACCGGGCATGCCGAGCAGGTTTTCTTTAGGCACCCGCACGTTGTCAAAGAACAGTTCACAGGTATCTTGACCTTTCATGCCGATTTTATTGAGCGGTTTACCTTTACCAAAACCGTCCCGATCTGCTTCGACTATGATCAATGACAGATTGGCCGAGCCTTTATCACTATCACCAGTTTTACAGACCACAATTGCCATATCACAAAGATAGCCATTGGTAATAAAAATCTTTGAACCATTAATCACATAGTCATCACCTTCTAGAGCTGCGCTGGTACGGATAGCCTGTAGGTCTGATCCTGTACCAGGTTCGGTCATTGCAATCGCAGTGATGACTTCTCCGCTGGCCATTTTCGGTAACCATTGCTGTTTCTGGACTTCATTGCCAAAGTTCAGAATATAATTCGCCACAATATCGGAGTGCAGGGAAAAACCAGTCGCCGAGTCACCGGCATAGGCCTGTTCTTCAATCAGGATCATGCTATAAAGCCGATCTACACCTGAACCGCCATATTGTTCTGCTAAGGTCGGGCAGAGCAGACCTAATGCTCCGGCCTTCTTCCACAGCTCACGATCAACATGCTGTTGCTGTTCGAAGCGTTCGGTATGTGGAATCACTTCCTTCTCATAGAATTTGCGCACAGTCTCGCGGAAAGCATCATGCTCAGCATTAAACAGAGTACGTGGTAATAGATGCGGCAGCGGCCGAATCGCAGCAGATTGCATGACCAAGATTCCTTGTTCTGATTATTAGTCTTCTGAACATACGGGCAGGGTATAGCTGTGGACAATGTGCGAAATGTACAAAATACAGATAATACTGATGCTTTCCGCCAATTCCCTCGAAAATTACTTGGGGCTTAGGTAAACTACTCATGTTTTTAACACGTTGGGGAAATATGATGACTGAAGACATCAGCCTGGAAGAGCGTAAAGTGATTTACCGCGCACGTCGTGGTCTCAAAGAGATAGATGTGTATTTTGATCCCTATGTCAAAAACTACTATTTGACAGCAGAACCATTTGAAAAAGAAATGTTTGCTGAGCTGGTAGCGCAGGAAGACCCGGACCTGCTGGACTGGTTTATGGAAGTTTCTGAGCCGCCACGTCCTGAATTACGTGAGTTTATTAATAAGCTTAAACATTACGTTCATGGATAATCGTTGTTATCAGCTGAAACGTAGCCTGCTTGCACTTGCGTTTCAGTTTTTTATTTTTGCTGTATTAATGTTTGTGATGTATCAGTTATTGCCCCTATGGCTATGGGGGATTTGTCTGGTTGCAGGACTGATCATCTATCATCTGTTTTATCGCAAGCGTCCCCAGATTGCCCAGTTTGAATATCTGGATGGTCGGGAATGGACTATTACCCATCATGATCAGCGCACGCAGCGTGCTCAGATCAGTCATGTGATTGATCATCAAGCTTATCTGGTGGTGTATTTCCAGCATGCCAAAGTACCGCCACTGCTGATCTGGTGTGACCAGTTGCCAACACAACAATGGAAGTCACTGAAAGTCCTCACGAAAATGATCTGATTGCCAGACAATCGGTATTTTTATAAAGATCATAATTATATATTTTTCAAAATCTTATCTTTATAAAATGAGATTTTGTCGGACAATTCACTTAATTTATTCGAAAATGTTTGAATTGTCTGACAATTTTCTCAGCTGCTTTTATTTTAAACGGGTACATTTAACTCACCGAAGTCAACAGAGGAGATTAATATGGAGTTTCCAACGTGGATATTTCTAGTCGTCGCGGTAATTCTGGCACTGGTCATTGGAAGACTCGGAACAATTGTTAAGGAACGAATTTCAACTCAACCACATTAAGCTAAAAATTTAATTTAAAGCTTTCTCAGTTAATAAGTAGCATGTGCTGAACCGTCGCAATGCTACTTTTTTTTGCCCAAAATTTAGTATTTCTTTCTATCAAGTCAATTGCAGCGCCCGCAATTAATGGCAAAGTGACTCATCTAATTTAGAGTAAATACTCTTTAATTCATATATTTCATCTGCTATGTTTAGCAGCATGGACATAATCACAATTATAGAGGACAGGAAAATGTCAAAAGTCCAACAAATATGCCAGGGTATGGCGGCCATAGTAATAACAACAACGGCTTTAACAGGTTGCTCACAGGTGGTTAAAACTGGTGCCAATGTAGCGCTGGGTTTCACTGAAAAACATATTGTGCCACCGATTCTGGCTATGGACGATGCAGAAATGGTCTGTCATTCAGGTAACGCTTTGACCCCAGCCATTATGTCAACCAAGGACATGGGTGCGGATCCGACGCGTGTTGCAGTGCTGATGTATTCTGCAGCAGGGATTTGTGCAGAGCAGAAAGCACTGGATGCTGAACTACGTTATATGCGTGCGTCTAAAGCCAATCAGGTCACTGAGGCACAGGATGCTCGTGTAGAACAGAAACGTTGGGCGGCACTGGCTGCACAGCGACAATATACTGGCTATCAGATGTTCCAGAAACGTTATGAGAAAAAATATAGTGTAGCGCTGGGTGAGAGTTGCCCAACCTTGAAAGGTGATACAGAACAGACCGTCTATCTGCTAGGCATGCTCAGTGGCCTACAGGCGATGACCAACGATATTAACTCGGGTGGTGCAGTGCAGGTACCGAAAGATATCGCTGCGGTGGTAGAACGCGGTATGACTTGCCTAAACAATGAAAAATTCTGGGGTGCGCCAATGGCGACCCGTGCAGTGATCTGGACTTTATTGCCAGGCGCGGGTGAGGGTAAGCCAGACCCATATCAGACCTTGAAACAGTCCACTCAG encodes:
- a CDS encoding flavin-containing monooxygenase, with the translated sequence MEKQVDILIVGAGISGIGLAAHLSKNCPKRSFEIIERRESVGGTWDLFKYPGIRSDSDMSTFGFNFKPWKKASVLADGASIKNYLSEVVDEFKLESKIHYQHRVLNANYDTHTHKWSVKIENAQGQTEIWVANFVLGCTGYYNYDQGFQPEFSNQDAFKGTFIHPQHWPENFDYSGKKVVIIGSGATAITLVPAMVKGGAAHVTMLQRSPTYIASVPSIDMVYDKMRKYLPEDVAYKITRARNIGMQRGIYALAQKQPKLLKKLLLNAVKFQLKGKVDMKHFTPDYEPWDQRLCVVPDGDLFKILRSGKASVETDHIEKFTENGIQLKSGKHLDADIIISATGLNIQILGGIQASIDGKPIDTSKHMLYRGMMVSDIPNMALIIGYINASWTLKVDIAAEYICRLLNYMDKKGFDEVLPEGNAAELLEDTVMGSLSSGYIARAADVMPKQGKHGVWRVSNNYLADRKDLKNAAFDDDILQFKAKAEQGKTLGKKVKPRLVS
- a CDS encoding acyl-CoA dehydrogenase family protein produces the protein MQSAAIRPLPHLLPRTLFNAEHDAFRETVRKFYEKEVIPHTERFEQQQHVDRELWKKAGALGLLCPTLAEQYGGSGVDRLYSMILIEEQAYAGDSATGFSLHSDIVANYILNFGNEVQKQQWLPKMASGEVITAIAMTEPGTGSDLQAIRTSAALEGDDYVINGSKIFITNGYLCDMAIVVCKTGDSDKGSANLSLIIVEADRDGFGKGKPLNKIGMKGQDTCELFFDNVRVPKENLLGMPGMGFMMLMKELAWERLIVAMICQAGAEAAFAHTVKYTKERQAFGKPISAFQNTRFKLAEMRTEIEICRAYLDRCMQQELQQQLGVDAAAAAKYKISEMFSNVVDECLQLHGGYGYMLEYPIARAYIDHRANRIYAGTNEIMKELISRSI
- the rplQ gene encoding 50S ribosomal protein L17 — encoded protein: MRHRNSGVKLGRTSSHRKAMFQNMANSLFEHELIKTTVPKAKELRRVAEPLITLAKVDTVANRRLAFARTRSAATVGKLFTVLGPRYKERNGGYLRVLKAGFRAGDAAPMAYVELVDREVN
- a CDS encoding succinate dehydrogenase assembly factor 2 — its product is MTEDISLEERKVIYRARRGLKEIDVYFDPYVKNYYLTAEPFEKEMFAELVAQEDPDLLDWFMEVSEPPRPELREFINKLKHYVHG